In Nocardioides cavernae, a single genomic region encodes these proteins:
- a CDS encoding pseudouridine-5'-phosphate glycosidase encodes MLTVTDEVRDALASGLPVVALESTIISHGMPYPQNVEMARTVEGIVRDGGAVPATIAVLHGRPTIGLSADDLELLASDESVIKVSLRDLPYVVSRGLHGATTVASTMRLAALAGISVFVTGGLGGVHRGAETSYDVSADLTELSTTSVAVVCAGVKSILDIGLTLEKLETLGVPVLGYGTDEFPSFFSRSSGFAAPMRVDSPAEVAALMRAKWDLGLAGGVVVANPIPAESEIPAGEIGAIIDRALADMDSLGITGKDATPYLLGRIVEISDGASLTANIALVEHNARLGAAIAREHVALTPSS; translated from the coding sequence CACGGCATGCCCTACCCGCAGAACGTCGAGATGGCACGCACCGTGGAGGGCATCGTCCGCGACGGCGGCGCCGTGCCGGCCACGATCGCCGTGCTCCACGGCCGGCCGACGATCGGCCTGTCCGCCGACGACCTCGAGCTGCTTGCCTCCGACGAGTCGGTCATCAAGGTCTCCCTGCGCGACCTGCCCTACGTCGTCTCGCGCGGCCTGCACGGCGCGACGACCGTCGCCTCGACGATGCGCCTGGCTGCCCTCGCCGGCATCAGCGTCTTCGTGACCGGCGGGCTCGGCGGCGTGCACCGCGGCGCCGAGACGTCGTACGACGTGTCGGCCGACCTCACCGAGCTCTCGACGACGTCGGTGGCGGTGGTCTGCGCGGGCGTCAAGAGCATCCTCGACATCGGCCTGACCCTGGAGAAGCTCGAGACGCTGGGGGTGCCGGTCCTGGGCTACGGCACCGACGAGTTCCCGTCGTTCTTCTCCCGCTCGTCGGGATTCGCCGCACCGATGCGCGTCGACTCCCCCGCCGAGGTCGCTGCGCTGATGCGGGCCAAGTGGGACCTCGGGCTCGCGGGCGGCGTCGTCGTCGCCAACCCGATCCCGGCCGAGTCCGAGATCCCGGCCGGGGAGATCGGCGCGATCATCGACCGCGCGCTCGCCGACATGGACTCCCTCGGCATCACCGGCAAGGACGCCACGCCCTACCTGCTGGGCCGCATCGTCGAGATCAGCGACGGTGCCTCGCTCACCGCCAACATCGCGCTCGTCGAGCACAACGCGCGCCTCGGCGCGGCCATCGCGCGGGAGCACGTCGCGCTCACGCCCTCCTCCTGA